One part of the Cyanobacterium stanieri LEGE 03274 genome encodes these proteins:
- a CDS encoding tetratricopeptide repeat protein, whose translation MFKSIIVAILILCLAWISPSPAFAQEQITITEEQLAQGEAIAQKAIEATQKGDFVKAQEYWTQLIEAFPTNPAVWSNRGNSLVSQNKLQEAIADYNQSIILAPDAPDPYLNRGTAYEGLGEYQRAIADYNKVLELDPNDAMAYNNLGNANAGLKNWETAVELYHKATEIAPNFAFAGANESLALYELGRKEDALRKMRNIVRKYPMFPDMRAALTAALWENGKQGEAESNWVATVGMDSRYKDLDWLREVRRWPPSMIEALESFINLDAQA comes from the coding sequence ATGTTTAAATCAATTATTGTCGCTATTTTAATCTTGTGTTTGGCTTGGATTTCTCCTTCTCCTGCCTTTGCCCAAGAGCAAATTACTATCACCGAAGAGCAATTAGCACAGGGAGAAGCCATTGCTCAAAAAGCCATAGAAGCCACCCAAAAAGGTGATTTTGTCAAGGCTCAAGAATACTGGACGCAGTTAATTGAGGCTTTTCCTACCAATCCTGCGGTGTGGAGTAATCGTGGTAATTCCCTTGTGAGTCAGAATAAGTTACAAGAGGCGATCGCAGATTACAACCAATCTATTATCTTAGCACCCGATGCCCCCGATCCTTATCTTAATCGTGGTACTGCCTACGAAGGTTTAGGGGAATATCAAAGGGCGATCGCAGATTACAATAAAGTATTAGAATTAGATCCTAACGATGCCATGGCATACAATAACCTTGGTAATGCTAACGCAGGACTTAAAAACTGGGAAACCGCCGTAGAATTGTACCACAAAGCCACAGAAATCGCTCCTAACTTTGCCTTTGCAGGGGCTAACGAATCCCTCGCCCTTTACGAATTAGGCAGAAAAGAAGATGCCCTCAGAAAAATGCGCAACATCGTTCGTAAATATCCAATGTTTCCCGATATGCGTGCCGCCCTCACCGCCGCCCTCTGGGAAAATGGTAAACAAGGGGAAGCAGAAAGCAACTGGGTTGCCACTGTGGGTATGGATAGCCGTTACAAGGATTTGGATTGGTTGCGGGAAGTCAGAAGATGGCCTCCTAGTATGATAGAAGCCCTAGAAAGTTTTATTAATCTTGACGCTCAAGCGTAA
- a CDS encoding cofactor assembly of complex C subunit B has product MPEKNKSSENSLLKNLPLIAGILGGTLLMINRLVTPTLLDSQARSDALGIILCAMLLLTSILARQINPEPPQSVVLEGQEGFELREDLSENLKTELAWASHLILSNTVTKSVIIYYQDKTLLRRGILGTQKDVKVGQIVERVIKTHKPIYLVDLKHYPGKIEFNYFPENVQGLICLPLNDCGVMMVATNIPRSYTKQNENWINGISAKVALTLEKEFKL; this is encoded by the coding sequence ATGCCAGAAAAAAATAAGTCTTCAGAAAATAGCCTTCTAAAAAATTTACCCTTAATCGCTGGTATTTTAGGGGGAACTTTACTGATGATAAATCGTTTAGTTACTCCTACATTATTAGACTCTCAAGCTCGTTCTGATGCCTTAGGAATCATTTTATGTGCCATGCTATTATTAACCAGTATTTTGGCTAGACAAATCAACCCCGAACCTCCTCAAAGTGTTGTTTTAGAAGGACAAGAAGGCTTTGAATTAAGGGAAGATTTATCAGAAAATCTTAAGACAGAATTAGCTTGGGCAAGTCATTTAATTTTGAGTAATACGGTTACTAAATCAGTTATTATTTATTATCAAGATAAAACCCTATTAAGACGGGGTATTTTAGGAACTCAAAAAGATGTAAAAGTGGGTCAAATTGTCGAAAGAGTCATTAAAACTCATAAGCCTATTTATCTTGTAGATTTAAAACATTACCCAGGTAAAATAGAGTTTAATTATTTTCCTGAAAATGTTCAAGGTTTAATTTGTTTACCTTTGAATGATTGTGGTGTGATGATGGTAGCGACTAATATTCCTCGTAGTTACACCAAACAGAATGAAAATTGGATTAATGGTATTAGTGCTAAAGTTGCTCTGACTCTGGAAAAAGAGTTTAAATTATAG
- the rpaB gene encoding response regulator transcription factor RpaB: MDTQKERILVVDDEASIRRILETRLSMIGYDVVTAADGEDAIATFHETQPDLVVLDVMMPKLDGYGVCQELRKESDIPIIMLTALGDVADRITGLELGADDYVVKPFSPKELEARIRSVLRRVDKDGVAGIPSSGVISVNSIRIDTNKRQVYKGDQRIRLTGMEFSLLELLVSKSGEPFSRSEILQEVWGYTPERHVDTRVVDVHVSRLRAKLEEDPSNPELILTARGTGYLFQRILEPGEKRASAGS, encoded by the coding sequence TTGGATACACAAAAAGAAAGAATTTTAGTTGTTGATGATGAAGCTAGTATTAGACGAATTCTGGAAACTCGTTTATCAATGATTGGTTATGATGTGGTAACCGCCGCGGATGGGGAAGATGCGATCGCAACTTTCCACGAAACCCAACCCGATTTGGTAGTATTAGACGTAATGATGCCTAAATTAGACGGTTATGGAGTATGTCAAGAGCTACGTAAAGAATCAGACATCCCCATCATCATGTTAACAGCTCTAGGAGACGTTGCCGACCGTATCACAGGTCTTGAATTAGGCGCTGATGATTATGTTGTCAAACCCTTTTCACCTAAGGAATTAGAAGCTAGAATTCGCTCTGTATTGAGAAGGGTAGATAAGGATGGCGTAGCTGGTATTCCTAGCTCTGGGGTTATTTCTGTCAATTCTATTCGCATTGATACCAACAAAAGACAGGTTTATAAAGGAGATCAACGAATTCGCCTCACAGGCATGGAATTTAGTCTATTAGAATTACTGGTGAGCAAATCTGGAGAACCTTTTTCCCGCTCCGAAATTCTCCAAGAAGTATGGGGTTATACCCCCGAACGTCATGTGGATACTAGGGTTGTTGATGTCCATGTTTCCCGTTTACGGGCTAAATTAGAGGAAGATCCTAGTAATCCTGAACTAATTTTAACCGCCAGAGGTACAGGATATTTATTTCAACGTATCCTAGAGCCAGGGGAAAAACGGGCTTCGGCTGGTAGTTAA